Proteins encoded within one genomic window of Amorphoplanes friuliensis DSM 7358:
- a CDS encoding amidohydrolase family protein: protein MDRLTNVTVVDPRDGTTTAHQDIHFADGRITKIGTTAGPHPDAIDGQDRFVVPGFVDMHAHPLNLADPAPELGLMLAFGITGFRQMSGTPDLLRHRPDTTDRTPALLATPGPVLTPINAGKPATAVAEVQRQARAGADFIKAALITPDVYYAVQAEADRLGIPVVGHLPAGIDVRAASRAGFRSIEHVGPQLGVLAGCSCHEDHLRAASSGNPIPAPPFKIPFADRIAGKLLQRIVINPSQLTTPATLAAVRETIDTFDEDKARTLARQFADNDTWNCPTLIRIKAQQLCDNPTFAADPNLRYATTKERKAWTRAAESFHQKFTEAQRATFTEQFDLQKRMVKILAEEGAPLLAGTDAVGAAWVIAGASLHDEFDLLAESGLTPLRILQTATTDPARFLNREKTAGTVSAGKEANLVLLDADPTTKAANLHTISAVIRAGTHHNKEALQSLKAQATNR from the coding sequence ATGGATCGCCTCACCAACGTCACCGTGGTCGATCCACGGGACGGCACGACCACCGCCCACCAGGACATCCACTTCGCCGACGGCCGCATCACCAAGATCGGCACAACGGCCGGCCCCCACCCGGACGCCATCGACGGCCAGGATCGTTTTGTCGTGCCCGGCTTCGTCGACATGCACGCCCACCCGCTCAACCTCGCCGACCCGGCACCCGAGCTGGGCCTGATGCTCGCCTTCGGCATCACCGGCTTCCGCCAGATGAGCGGCACCCCCGACCTGCTCCGCCACCGCCCCGACACCACCGACCGGACACCGGCCCTGCTGGCCACCCCCGGCCCGGTCCTCACACCCATCAACGCGGGCAAACCGGCGACGGCGGTGGCCGAGGTGCAACGCCAGGCCCGAGCCGGCGCGGACTTCATCAAGGCCGCCCTGATCACACCCGACGTCTACTACGCCGTCCAGGCCGAAGCCGACCGCCTGGGCATCCCGGTCGTCGGCCACCTCCCGGCCGGCATCGACGTCCGGGCGGCCTCCCGCGCAGGCTTCCGCTCGATCGAACACGTCGGCCCCCAACTGGGCGTCCTCGCCGGCTGCTCCTGCCACGAGGACCACCTGCGCGCGGCAAGCTCAGGCAACCCGATCCCGGCCCCACCCTTCAAAATTCCCTTCGCCGACCGCATCGCCGGCAAACTCCTCCAGCGCATCGTGATCAACCCGTCCCAGCTCACGACCCCCGCCACCCTCGCCGCCGTCCGCGAAACAATCGACACCTTCGACGAGGACAAAGCCCGCACCCTGGCCCGCCAGTTCGCCGACAACGACACCTGGAACTGCCCCACCCTGATCCGCATCAAGGCCCAGCAACTCTGCGACAACCCCACATTCGCCGCCGACCCGAACCTGCGCTACGCCACCACCAAGGAACGCAAGGCCTGGACCCGAGCCGCCGAGTCCTTCCACCAAAAGTTCACCGAAGCCCAGCGCGCCACCTTCACCGAACAATTCGACCTGCAAAAACGAATGGTGAAGATCCTCGCCGAAGAAGGCGCACCCCTGCTCGCCGGCACAGACGCGGTCGGCGCAGCCTGGGTAATCGCCGGCGCCTCCCTCCACGACGAATTCGACCTACTGGCCGAATCCGGCCTGACCCCACTCCGCATCCTTCAAACCGCCACCACCGACCCGGCCCGCTTCCTCAACCGCGAAAAGACCGCCGGAACCGTCTCCGCCGGCAAAGAAGCCAACCTCGTCCTCCTGGACGCCGACCCCACCACCAAAGCAGCAAACCTCCACACAATCAGCGCCGTAATCCGCGCCGGCACCCACCACAACAAAGAAGCCCTACAGTCCCTAAAAGCCCAAGCCACCAACCGCTGA